A genomic stretch from Clavelina lepadiformis chromosome 5, kaClaLepa1.1, whole genome shotgun sequence includes:
- the LOC143461227 gene encoding mitochondrial ribosome-associated GTPase 1-like — protein MLRCLNPLFYRSQLLQNVPLFFQTSRPFQDMKFKSEFPFKTKNIRHWFPRHMSKGLFQMRTKLKHVDCIIEVHDARIPFSGRNQMLMDSLKGKPHVLLLNKFDLVKLTDSDVAEIHSRYHQEGIQQVHFTCCKDNPHGRVNKSVGKIMQVCLDLIDSSHQYFRAGDSNFNIMVVGIPNVGKSSLINSFRKLYLDRKAAAPVGRSPGLTKHVSFKIQVCDNPTVFLLDTPGVFKAKVGSMDEGMKLAVCNTIHDHIMGPAMVAEYLLFLLNKNGQFTYVDHFSLTEPTDSVQSLLTRIAVTDKQVQTHRYASGTGPAKLQLPNYDYAADKFLMAYREGLLGKFVLDDF, from the coding sequence ATGTTACGCTGTTTAAATCCACTGTTCTACAGAAGTCAactgttgcaaaatgttcctttattttttcaaacatcaCGCCCGTTTCAAGATATGAAATTTAAAAGTGAATTTCCTTTCAAGACAAAGAACATCAGACATTGGTTTCCAAGACACATGTCAAAGGGGCTATTCCAAATGAGGacaaaattaaagcatgttGATTGTATTATAGAAGTACATGATGCCCGTATTCCGTTTTCTGGCAGAAATCAAATGCTCATGGATAGTTTGAAAGGCAAACCTCATGTCCTGTTGTTAAACAAATTCGATCTTGTTAAGCTGACAGACTCTGATGTTGCGGAAATTCACAGTAGGTATCACCAAGAAGGAATTCAACAAGTACACTTTACATGCTGTAAAGATAATCCACATGGCCGTGTTAACAAATCTGTTGGCAAAATCATGCAGGTTTGCTTGGACCTCATTGACAGTAGTCATCAATACTTCCGTGCTGGTGACTCGAACTTCAATATAATGGTTGTTGGTATTCCAAATGTTGGAAAGTCATCTCTAATAAACTCATTCAGAAAACTTTATCTAGATCGTAAAGCGGCGGCACCAGTGGGCCGGTCTCCTGGGCTTACAAAGCATGTATCTTTTAAAATACAAGTATGTGATAATCCAACTGTATTTTTATTAGACACACCTGGTGTTTTTAAAGCCAAGGTTGGCAGCATGGATGAAGGCATGAAATTAGCTGTTTGTAACACAATCCATGATCATATAATGGGGCCTGCAATGGTAGCTGAATACCTCCTCTTCTTGTTAAATAAGAATGGACAGTTTACTTATGTTGACCATTTTTCCCTAACGGAACCAACGGACTCCGTTCAGTCGCTCTTAACTCGAATTGCTGTTACAGATAAACAGGTTCAAACTCACCGTTATGCTTCTGGTACAGGCCCTGCAAAGTTACAGCTGCCAAATTATGACTATGCCGCTGATAAATTCTTAATGGCTTATAGAGAAGGCTTACTTGGCAAATTTGTATTAGATGACTTTtga